In Phaseolus vulgaris cultivar G19833 chromosome 7, P. vulgaris v2.0, whole genome shotgun sequence, the genomic stretch tcatttactttgaaaaatctgaaaaaatcaaacataagTCTGAAACATCTGATTTGAAGGTTCTTTGAGAATAATTTTATAGCAAGACGCCCTCAAACATTCTGTGATTATCAGAACCGATTATATTGTGCCAAACATCACGATGAAGTGGTATGAACTCAAATATAAAGTAAGATAACTGGAAGTATGAGCAAGTAAAAATCACTTTTATTAACAGCAATCTTCACTTCAATAGCACAAGCCATGTTAGATTGGAGCTATATCATCCAGATATACGAGTAACCATGTTCAGTTTTCACACTATAGAATTGGTAATACAATAAATAATTGGACAATGGCCAAAAAACTTGTAATTAAAATCTAGTGAGAGTGGCGTTAAGTGTCAAAAATAATGGAAAGAAAGGCTTATATAGGGGCTTCAAAATGCTGAGCCACCACCCTTGGTTTTTCCAATTAACATATCTTTTGCTTCATTAATTTTGGATGCAAGATAATGGCTGCCACCTGCATCTGGATGGTTTGCAACCATCACCCTCCTATGTGCTTCTTTAATCTTATCTGTTGGAGTGCGCTCTCTGAAACATAAATGATGATTGAAAATCAGCATGAGAACAACTATGTCTGCTAAAAAAGTTGTCAAGACTAGGAACAAATATTCAATATCAAATCAACTATTGAAATTCTATTACATACACAAAAATAACCAAAGCCAGACAATTCATACAGTCTACACAAATTTAACCTCAGGGCAAAGTGGAAAACAAAAGGAAGCCAACTCTGAGCTTTCAATTAGAGAACTAAATTcgcttttctttcttttcaattgGATACAAAACTTGATATGCTTTGTTCACAAGCTGCAATTTGCAAATGCAAAATTCAACCACAACATTCACATCCAAGCAAACTAAAGAGCAAGAAATAGCAAAATCAATTGAACAAGAATTGATTGTATGTTTTGATTCCCTTTCTTGATTTACATGCAACCTGAATAGATTCAAAAGTAAAGCAAATGGGCAACGAAGAATTCCATTGTAATTAATCATGGATCACGGAGCCAAGTAGCTGACCCTCTGGAATGCTATAGCAAGATAGTgcacaaaaataatagttagacacaaaatcaataatttatattatacatGTAATTGCAGAAAAATAAGAagatatattcaaaattaacaaaatctAAACACAATTATTGTCAATCTAAGACTAAATTAACAAGTCAATAATAACAGTAGCAATACTGCTCTAATTACGATAGATGATACCATGGCTCTGAAGGGTAATGGGAACACAGGAATGATGTAAAGAGAAAAATAGTGGaattaatagaaaattaaaaaaccgAACATATCAGATACAAGAACAGAGGCAAATTAAAGGAatatggaagaagaggtttgaaGGAGGAACACAATTTAGATTTCAAAACGGAACAGAGAAGTGCAAACATGAACACACAATATGATGAAAGGGAAAAACTGAGTCACAGCCTTGCAGGAAAGCAgtggttatataaaaaaaatatggcgGCTGAGCACTAACAATAATACCATTAAGCAGTGGGGTCAGTGGCTGGAAAGAAAATAAAGGCCACAATTCATGTTTTACTATATAAACAGAGGTAACACTGGTATTGTATTGAAGATCAAAGCCCCCTAAATATTTCAAATGTGAAAAGTGGCAAAAATCACTAAGATTTCTAAATTAATGGTTTCAATAACTTCATATAAGGACAACAACCAGAATGGTTGTATTTTACTTCAATAGGTTGTGCAGAAAAGCACTCCGTGGTGGATGTGAACGTGATTACAATGACACAAAACTGCACTACTGACTACCTTCAAGTCAGACAATGGACATGCagttttgaatttctttttaaCCCAAATAGCTGCACTTACAAAGCACTATATCTACACAATACTGTGCCATATCTCTCAGCCATCTACGATATCCAAGTTGCAcataagaaaaagaagaaggttCATGCCATCTTGTGTCCATAGTGAACAGTAATACAGCCTGAATACAAGActatatatatttctaatattCTAACTAATCACATCATAAGTTATATGCATTGCCTAGAGTCCATAACACATTAATCAAAACTACACTCTGCACATGTTTCGAAGACACAAGCACGGCCAGTATTTGATATAATAAGATGGTGGCAACTGTTGTCAGGATCTTCTATAGATTTTTATCTCATACTATGAGACATCATCCAAAACTCGAGCACTGATTAGGACAGGACCTTTCTCATATGATTTTACTATGAAGAGAGTTAACCTTTATTACATGTTGGGTATACATATGTGAAGGATTCTAAGGACATCACAAGAAATATCACTATCTCAAGTAAAGTAATATAATAAACAGTTTCAACCAATCAAACAAGCCCCAAAAGGAAAAGGTCATGACAAACACCGTTAAAACCATTGTCACAAACAAAATGTTTACATTTTAGTACGCCACTTTCTCCATTTGCAACGTCTTCACAAAGCCAATCAACACATTAGAATCTTCAAACAGAAATGGAAGTTACCTAACACCCAGTATAAGAGCTGCTTCCCTCCTAGTCATGGTAGCCAGAAAACCACCTTCATAAAATCTACGCATGCTAGGCGGTCTAGCCTTGAATGCCTGCCAAGCCTGGATACCATATCTTCCAGCATAAGCCGCAGCTGCCACTGCAATCCCAGCCATCAATGGTGTAGTCTGTTCAAAATTTCAGTTTCAGTTCCACAACCCAAAGACgaaataaaaatcaacaaaatttaaaaacaaatccCCTTTATATCCCAACCTCTGCTGATCACAGTATAGCAAGAAAACAAAACTCCAAATTATGCTAGTCTACACAACAAGGATACTAATCCAGGTTCTGTTTTCAATAAACATAAATTTGAAGACTAAAACAAATTCAATACAATAAACAACTTATCAACGTTGTGTAAAAAAATTGGGCAAAAAGATTGTGAAAATATACAAAGGTGGGCAAAGAGATAAAGGGGCAAGAGGGGCTTCAAATCAAGTAACAAggggaaaataaaagaaagaaaaagcaaGATAAAATTTCTATAGAAAAATCAgttcttttgaaacaaaaattgaaGGGGCTAGATAGTTGAGAGGTTAGAGGCTGAGGATGGTTCCCAGTTGGAAATCGAAacaaaaagaatgaaaatttgaagaaaaacgACGAAGAACTTACCATTATGCTAAAATCTTGAAGAAATGAATGCAGAATTGGAATAGGGTTTTGCTTTGCCGGCAAAAGAACGGAAAGAGGGTTGAGTTGAGGAACAGTATTAAAACTTGGCTtctcatttttataattatattttgttttttctttaatttaattacttgCATCGCACGTTGGATTTCTCTAGTAATTTCTAGTCCATCCTATTTACAAGGCATGTTCCGTGTTTTTGGTTTCTTTTTccaaaactattttaataataatctataacattattttttaaaaacttgtaattatttttacttaaaataatttttttatttaatgtaaataatatttttttaaccaaaAAATTAGATATAGGTTATTAATGTGTTGAACCATCATGGACCGCTTCAGATTATGTCTGATTTCATTTTTGGTGAAAATAATATCTGATTAGATTTTGTTCACTCTTACATCCAATCACATTAATCTAAGACAAAACATTGGGATATAATAGTTCATGTCCGTGAGTTTTTTTGTTTAAGAATAAATTTCTaacttttttagattttttttaattccttaTTTGCCAttgttgttttcaaattttgaaaaattgtaattttgatataacttttaattttgtgtttttttttaataaatttaattatattgaaGACATTAAGGTCTTAAATgaatatgtaaaattaaaagttaattgaataatatatatatatacaaaattaaatatttaataaaatttatagatTTAGTTTTGATATAATgacaattttttataacataaaataatgaaaaaatatcttaatatgattttaaaaatagataatgtaaaaataatgaTTCTATCTATAAATCGATTACGATAATAGAAAAATACTATATTAGGGcattttaattgaatttatatttgtttatcaGCCAACTTAATTAAGTTTATTGGTGAAAAAAAAGGTATTTGACTTTATGCATGCCAATTCAATATGAGTTACAAACTTTAACCGtccatattataaaaaaaaaaaatatttagagttTTAGAACCAGACTTATGTTATGCTCAATACTTCCATAGTTTAGTTCATTGCAAGTTAATTAagttcaaattaaataaattccaGATTTTACAGTAAAAGTTtaatttcaattcaaaatttgCATTTTATTTATGAGTTCTTACACTCAGAAAACTTGACCTAAACTATCCATGAAGAACAGTAGTTAGTTGAAGAGAGGGAACACTCTAAACTAGTAAGGACTAACTAACACCATAATTAGGTAGGTAATGAACTACCTTATTAGTATAAAACTAATAATTGAAACTTTAATGACAAACTAAACCGATCCTATGAGTTGGCACGGTTAGATAAATAGATTATATTAGACTTCATCAAGaaaaagaatgaaataaaaaatgttggaGATTTCACATCGATTAAAGattatgatattttataatatataaatggtaCAAAACTCATCTTATAAGTAAGTTGAGTTAGGTCTAAATCCTAAATCTTAAACCCTAATTCTTAAACCTTAGACCCTAACGAAAGTTTGTTGCCTTATCAAGCCACCTACTATCAGACcactcataatatataatctcaCGAGTTGGCAGCCTCAGTATGAGGATGTATGTTGAAGAtttcacatcaactagagattaagacatttcataatatagaAATGATACAAATTTTACCTCATAAGTCAATTTTACAAGGTTcagttaaattttaaagttatttttaatagaaaaagaaaaataagtgttttattttcatttgatataaaccaaaaagagaaaatattagAAATGTATTTCCATCACTTATCTTCTCAAATATTAGCATACCAATCACCGGGATGAGAACTGTTTACAAAACATTTATTCTTGGGGTGTACTGATACTGAGCACAGGTTACAGAACATACTAACATTTAACAGTACTGATAAATGACTCAAATGATGggacaatgaaattaaatatacattttatatCACAAATAAGAATCAATAGTAACAGAAGATACTGGGGAGGCTCTGAAAGTCATTCTGACAGCTGAATGTTGTTTTGTCCATAGTACTTTCATGAACCACCTATCATCTCCTCAGCACAAATTGTGAGTACATACATGAATGGAATACAAATACACAAATGTAGTAGGCAAAACAGTTTTCACCCCCAAATCAATAGCCTCCAATAAAAATGATAAGATGAAGATACacatgataaataaataaataaagggaCAATTCAAATGAACTTTTGTCTTTATTCTTGCCAAGATATTTCAACTGCTTGGTTTTGCATCCTTTTCCTGTGGCTATGTAATCAACCAACCACACCATTTCCCACAGTGATTTCAGCATTGAAGCTGCTTTCTACCTTTGGTGGACCTGAATGCCTTCTTGGTCTAGCAGGTGAAGCAGGGAAACTAAGACGTTTCTTTGCAGTCCCAGCAGAGGACCCTTTATCTGGGGTCACATTTTCTGCAGCTAGTGGACTTTGCATTCTGGACTTAGCTTTGGCAGATTTAGTAGGCACCATGTAACTTGGAATAGCTGGGGAGCTTGCAAGGCTTTCATTATCTTCCACTGTTGATCCAGCAATGGAGTGCCTCCTTGGCCTCTCTGACTGCACACTCACCAGACTTTTGGTGTCATCATCTATAGCCAACATGTCCTTTGGACTCACTTTCTTCAGCTTCTTGGCAACTGCTGGAGAAGCTGACTTGGGAGGATTTGAATGGGACTGCTGGGAATGTGACTCAAAGTTAGGTGAGCCTGGATTTTGGCTGGCTGTTGGAGAATGTTTCTCAGAATTTAGCTGAAATTTAGCAAATGATTTGCTGATTTCAGCACTGGTAATGCCACGGCCAGAACTTCTAATAGATTTATTGTCATTCTTCTCTTTCTCCATCAGATTATGGCTCTCCCAGGGCCGGGCTGCCGTCCATCGTTCCAACCAACTCCAACCCCAGGTCGGATTGGTTGGATCCATGAACATAGGGTTTATGGATCTTGATGAATTCTTCCAGTTTTGCTGTAAAGAATAAAGTAGCATTTGTTTATTTAAGGTCAAACACTGGagttaaatttattcaaaacctCAAGGAATTCACACTAGTAGCCATATGCTTATTTTACTTCTTTATATCATGTATTATATTGTGATATAACAAAATAGTTTGCATAAATTTCTCGATATGCATAAGCTGATTTTTGAATTTAGGgaaaaatttaattcattttaccttattttcttctcttatgagcttaattgaaaaatttatccaaACAAGAGTAAAGTCAATTGTTTTCTGATCTTCCAATTCACCAAAAAATTTGCTTCATAAATCCTTTTCTTATTTCTGTTTCACTATCCTACCAAATGTAAATTCACAAGAGAAACAGAAAACCTGATGAGAGAATGAATAAGCCATTGCTCTTTCTCTTCTCATAGAAGCTTCATACTTGCCGAGTAGCTTGGCTTCAACCTGTTCTTTTGATTGTACGCTGTCATCCCAATCCTCCCCAAGCTATTATAGGAATTTGAAATAAGTTAAAAGCATTCAAAATCCATCTAAAAGTCAAGTAAATATTATGTTCATGTCAATAGGatcaaaaacagaaaataaGTGAAGGGAAATGAAACACAGACCCTGGTGCTCTCTAGCTCTTTTGCATGTTTCTGTAAGAGCTGTTTCTGTAGAGCTTGATTTTCCTCTAACATCCTGAGCCTCCTAGAACGAATCTGAGTTTGCAAATGTGCAAAAGTCTGCATAGAACGGAGGGTACTAATGGCTTGACGTTTCACCACTGGCCCTTCCATCAGGGATCTCAACCTCACCAGTCCCCTTAAAGCACGCAATGCCCTTCTTGCCTaaatgattttagaaaaaaaaaatctcagcTTGCAGGTAGATTATCATGAATCAAGAAGCTTTCTTTTGCAGCAATTATTGATTACTTCACATATATGGCCTCTTAAGAAAGTGTTATATCATTATTGTAACTGAGGGTTTTTCACTAGTAGTTGCAgagaaaaagtaaaaacatGTTCAACAGATAATGGAAAGAGAGAAGCTGAATGGAATAAGTTACATTGGTTTAAATGAAAAATTGCAAAATATACCAAGTATCCCCGAAAAGCTTTCTGAATCCTTATTGCTGCCACTTCTTCTGTTGGTTTACTGTGTAACTGAACAATTGTAGTGGCTTGAACCTCCGCAGGTGCTGTCTGAACAGCAGGAACTGGTTCCTCAGCAACCACTGCAGTTTCAACTCTGATGCGATCATGACTGGTTTCAATCTCAGCCTGAGGTAAAATAACCTCAGGTGGAGGAAGAGGAGGTGCTTTATCAGTTTCGGATTGTGATGCTGAATGCAATTTTTGCTTTCCAAACCATTTCTTCTTTGATCGATTTGTTTTCTGCAAAAGCAGTTGCTAACACTATAAGGAACATGCTGAATACCTGAGAAATGTTAACTATAAATTTCATCTGAACCTGATCGTTCCTCTCCTTTGATTCAGGGCTTAGAGCTTTCTTCACAGTAGAAAACCAACTTCCCTTCCTCCCCATTTTCTTTGCATTCCTCGCTTAGACCCTTAACAGAAGAAATATGTAAATTTCATGAATAATTCAAGGATTCAGCTTGCTTTGAATAGGAAATCCAATAGCACCAACCTATATCATTAAATGTTACTAGAGCTATGAAATTTGATGCTGAAAAAATGAACTATGAAAGCCTTTTAGCTcttgaaaacaagaaaaaaaatcatgaaacgGAAACCAGGAACCAGCTTCTGGCTTCTGGCTTCTGGTAGAGAAATTTATCATCAAGGGATGGGAAAAGTTAACTGAACTGAACTAATGAGCAATTCAAAATCCTAATCCCTAAAGGAAATCAAATAGCATatgaaaatacaaagaaaaatttgaaatcCTCATTCGCCGAATCATATTGAATCCAGCAGTATGAAGAACTGAACTATCTTCCTTTTTGCATTTAAACTgcaaaaaacaaattttgacaCATAAAATGCAGATTTATCTAATCAAATCAGCATTTCCAGTCAAATTCTGCAGCACCCTTGTGCTGCAACTACCGGAATTTTCACCAAACCAAAACAAGGAAAGAAATTGAAGAACTTTAAACATTAAACCGCTCCAACAACATCTACAGGAAATGGGAAAGGGCAAAAATagcaatttcaaaaataaatgaaaaaagggGGTCCAAATTTAGATGGAAAATGATGGTACCTGGAGTGAAAGCAAAGAGACAGATCTGAATGAAATAGCTTGCAAGTTCTTCTGGGCCTATGTGTCTCTGaacaaaaaggaacaaaaagaTGAAAGAACTTGGAGATTACGCTTCCACTACCTCCCCTGTAAAGCAGTGAAATACAATCAGATCTTGGGAAGGGACAAAGGGTCTCAATGATAAGAGAAcatgagagagagaaagagagagagagaacagCTGGTTCAGCAAATACTGTGACCCCACTACTTGTGTTAGGGAGAGTGGGACCCACTCAGTTATCATGGTTGAGGAAGAACCTTGTGTGTCCAAGGTGGTTGTTTTTGTTGGTTTTAGTTACCTTCTTAACCGTGTGTCCCATGATGAATGATGACCCTTTCCATGGATGTTGATATTGGTCCCCCTTATGGCAGTGGTTGCCTATTACCACTGGCACTGCCATTCATGTTTTAGATTttcatctctctctctctccttgcTGTTTTTTTGTCTTCAACACCTTCTTCAATAAATTATCCTTTAACTGCTTCTCTTAACTGTTGCATTGCATGCATACATTTTTCATTAGCTCACACTGTGTAACTTATTCATACAATAATGAACAATTAATATACCAACAAATCCTCAATTGGGATCACTTTATTCTTATACAATTAATACTTCCATTGTATTCATATTTGGTTTCATAAGAATTTATAGGCTTAGATAAATTAATATGAAaagttacttttatttatttattttgtgtctaacaaattttatcttttttaagtGTTGATGAGAAATCTTCTCCTGATTTGACTTTAAATGTTTATGGAAAAAGTATCACTGCAACAAGTAATTTCCCCTCCTGAAACAAAATTGTTGTGTGAAAAATACATGTGATTTATACATAAGAAAGAAATTAATTTCTGTATATTAATACATAATAATCAACCAATAAATAAAATGCATAGTAAATATTCTTTCGAACATAATTTTTGAAAAGATCAATAATCTTATTATgacttttaaaatgatttttaatggaataataatgtaaacagttacattattgaaaattatgtattatttttgttgttaattagacatcaatttagaaaccatttaacaataatagaaaccaaattttttttagtctctaatttagtcactatagtaactaatattttttttttctaaaaattagtttttattttataatttcttataGTGGATGTGATAAAAAGgtaaatttaaagaaattagttttcattattttttttaaagactaATGGTAG encodes the following:
- the LOC137829597 gene encoding mitochondrial import inner membrane translocase subunit TIM14-3-like; translation: MTTPLMAGIAVAAAAYAGRYGIQAWQAFKARPPSMRRFYEGGFLATMTRREAALILGVRERTPTDKIKEAHRRVMVANHPDAGGSHYLASKINEAKDMLIGKTKGGGSAF
- the LOC137829598 gene encoding protein IQ-DOMAIN 2-like, yielding MGRKGSWFSTVKKALSPESKERNDQKTNRSKKKWFGKQKLHSASQSETDKAPPLPPPEVILPQAEIETSHDRIRVETAVVAEEPVPAVQTAPAEVQATTIVQLHSKPTEEVAAIRIQKAFRGYLARRALRALRGLVRLRSLMEGPVVKRQAISTLRSMQTFAHLQTQIRSRRLRMLEENQALQKQLLQKHAKELESTRLGEDWDDSVQSKEQVEAKLLGKYEASMRRERAMAYSFSHQQNWKNSSRSINPMFMDPTNPTWGWSWLERWTAARPWESHNLMEKEKNDNKSIRSSGRGITSAEISKSFAKFQLNSEKHSPTASQNPGSPNFESHSQQSHSNPPKSASPAVAKKLKKVSPKDMLAIDDDTKSLVSVQSERPRRHSIAGSTVEDNESLASSPAIPSYMVPTKSAKAKSRMQSPLAAENVTPDKGSSAGTAKKRLSFPASPARPRRHSGPPKVESSFNAEITVGNGVVG